The following proteins are encoded in a genomic region of Magallana gigas chromosome 1, xbMagGiga1.1, whole genome shotgun sequence:
- the LOC136270328 gene encoding uncharacterized protein isoform X1 yields the protein MADGRCSVACISSVVKTDCNVSSRYRNDCEVRRLSDCNRPIFNHLRQFSINSADITSEGQLIAFRCGLFDTDLSSFTVCPFHRDSLGLAWQQRAKCQYPFHEGKAKPYRSFSLRMSRLVFSSLSTLVPVGSGICRKCIDLVHNLPDNHEDPLNQTDIKNDNDNEKNISAEITQRCAAYSLRPINIENGGDCIEHSDQLSSQESQHLSQTSNWSEENSLGLETLNSIVHTISNGNLSPLKYQLQKPLQDITSQSRNYIQKKASQMVHSILELVAPGQSEDLLKLMVEPVTNTNHQETENLLEILTKIYNDSTYKAVKDQTLSIMAGLTTKEDLKNRIPGLTNYHIDKVRAVTPDQIFQKVNQPPKKRQKMDQTKLEHCLSFFFSSSFHQLVSYGTRDLELDSGEIVVIPDVVRTACHSFIIEMYEKHCKDTDFSPLSRATLFRILHACSASKRRNLHGLDNITADGLAAFKSLCNILKNLELKGTIDKDMKSTLTQLLTDGQNYLKRTFKFHVSLDSACSDHCIQWACSDPKDVKFQSVCNHEHTDSCQECEKLSVVLDQMCSLNLDDDEAVDVIEARNNIQAWKAHILRTINQDRSRVDLLDTLKTSQILLVMDWAMNFSLFYIERSSQTGLVKKGSRGMSLLASLKIIMDL from the exons ATGGCAGACGGCAGGTGTTCGGTCGCCTGTATATCTAGTGTAGTTAAAACAGACTGCAACGTATCTTCAAGATATCGAAATGACTGTGAAGTGAGGAGGTTGAGTGACTGTAACAGGCCCATTTTCAACCATTTGCGTCAGTTTTCTATTAACAGCGCCGACATTACAAGTGAAGGGCAATTGATTGCATTTCGATGCGGGCTGTTCGACACAGATCTTAGCTCATTCACCGTGTGCCCATTTCATAGAGACTCTCTAGGACTAGCATGGCAGCAGAGAGCCAAGTGTCAATATCCTTTTCACGAAGGGAAAGCTAAACCATACCGTAGTTTTTCTCTCCGAATGAGCAGACTTGTTTTCTCAAGCTTATCTACTTTGGTACCAGTTGGCtcag gCATATGTCGTAAGTGTATTGACCTTGTACACAACCTACCTGATAATCATGAGGATCCTCTAAATCAAACAGACATAAAG AATGATAATGATAATGAGAAGAATATATCAGCTGAAATCACACAg AGATGTGCTGCGTACAGTCTTCGTCCAATTAACATTGAGAATGGTGGGGATTGCATTGAACATTCAGACCAG CTTTCATCACAGGAGAGCCAACATCTGTCTCAAACTTCAAACTGGAGTGAGGAAAATTCTCTAGGATTAGAGACATTGAACAGTATTGTCCATACCATTTCTAATGGAAACCTCAGTCCATTGAAATACCAACTGCAAAAACCTCTTCAGGACATTACGTCACAAAGTAGAAATTACATACAGAAGAAAGCATCACAAATGGTACATAGTATCCTGGAATTGGTTGCTCCTGGACAATCAGAAGATCTACTGAAACTCATGGTGGAGCCTGTAACAAACACCAACCACCAAGAAACAGAAAACCTTTTGGAAATACTGACTAAAATCTACAACGATTCCACATACAAGGCTGTGAAAGATCAGACTCTATCTATTATGGCTGGACTTACAACAAAAGAGGACCTCAAGAACAGAATCCCAGGACTTACAAACTATCATATTGACAAAGTTCGAGCTGTTACACCAGACCAAATATTTCAGAAGGTAAACCAACCTCCAAAGAAAAGACAAAAAATGGATCAAACTAAACTAGAGCACTGTCTCTCATTTTTCTTCAGCTCCTCTTTTCACCAACTGGTGTCTTATGGTACAAGAGATTTGGAGCTTGACTCTGGTGAAATAGTTGTAATTCCAGATGTGGTTCGCACTGCTTGCCATTCTTTTATaattgaaatgtatgaaaaacaTTGCAAAGACACTGACTTCTCACCACTGTCAAGGGCTACACTATTTCGCATCCTACATGCATGCTCGGCTTCCAAACGGCGCAACCTCCATGGCTTAGACAACATTACAGCAGATGGCCTTGCTGCTTTTAAGTCTTTGTGTAACATCTTGAAGAATCTAGAGCTCAAAGGAACCATAGACAAAGATATGAAATCTACCTTGACACAACTTCTCACAGATGGTCAAAATTATCTGAAGAGAACCTTCAAGTTCCATGTCTCTCTAGACTCAGCTTGTTCTGACCATTGTATACAGTGGGCTTGCAGTGATCCTAAAGATGTCAAATTTCAGTCCGTATGCAACCATGAGCACACAGACAGCTGTCAAGAGTGTGAAAAATTATCAGTCGTCCTTGATCAGATGTGCTCTTTGAATCTAGATGATGATGAGGCAGTAGATGTTATAGAGGCAAGAAACAACATCCAAGCATGGAAAGCCCACATCCTAAGAACAATCAACCAAGACCGCAGCAGAGTAGATCTTCTAGACACTTTGAAAACATCTCAAATACTGCTGGTGATGgactgggccatgaatttctcCCTCTTTTACATCGAGAGAAGCAGTCAGACTGGTTTGGTCAAAAAGGGATCTCGTGGCATGTCACTGTTGGCATCACTAAAGATAATAATGGATCTCTAA
- the LOC136270328 gene encoding uncharacterized protein isoform X2, giving the protein MESPHPKNNQPRPQQSRSSRHFENISNTAGDGLGHEFLPLLHREKQSDWFGQKGISWHVTVGITKDNNGSLKHSTWVHILESGKQDWFAVASILEHTLSTVAQQYPNMKEAFLRSDNAGCYHNGFLWSSIPSISERTGIVVKRFNFSEAQAGKSYCDAKIAHLRKKMRLYVANGNDIKFPADMKMAIDTSGGVAGCQVAVVDVDYTHQLLFGHKWRDVRFITDFEIDSSLMTTHRAFDIGQGNVIDATLMVSLPQSSTDLRILSNFMTPEKQEGQIQTPCTVKEPVQCFPCSEEGCLQSFCTFEEYEEHMYFERHTFEFHQNSNMSTFDKVKLRWAEKCNMHESEEQIIMPTALSDSGGKGSSIRGWALKKEKKQVRFKQHVRNYLNEVFKTGAEVGRKANPAEVALNMRALTNDRGERIFAAQDCLKPSQIISYFSRLTSQSKDSSKQGSREIAEEEDDEYLEHVIREIEIQEIKDTVNAL; this is encoded by the exons ATGGAAAGCCCACATCCTAAGAACAATCAACCAAGACCGCAGCAGAGTAGATCTTCTAGACACTTTGAAAACATCTCAAATACTGCTGGTGATGgactgggccatgaatttctcCCTCTTTTACATCGAGAGAAGCAGTCAGACTGGTTTGGTCAAAAAGGGATCTCGTGGCATGTCACTGTTGGCATCACTAAAGATAATAATGGATCTCTAAAG CATAGTACTTGGGTGCACATTCTGGAAAGTGGCAAACAGGACTGGTTTGCTGTAGCATCAATCCTGGAACATACTCTTTCAACTGTGGCTCAGCAGTATCCCAATATGAAAGAGGCGTTCCTAAGATCTGACAATGCTGGATGTTATCACAATGGATTTCTCTGGAGTTCAATTCCTAGCATATCTGAGAGAACAG GAATCGTTGTTAAAAGATTCAACTTTAGTGAGGCACAAGCAGGGAAATCATATTGTGATGCCAAAATTGCTCATCTTAGGAAGAAAATGAGATTGTATGTAGCAAATGGCAATGATATCAAGTTTCCAGCTGACATGAAGATGGCCATAGATACAAGTGGAGGAGTTGCTGGATGCCAGGTAGCAGTTGTTGATGTTGATTACACCCATCAGCTGTTATTTGGCCACAAATGGAGGGATGTACGTTTCATCActgattttgaaattgattcTTCCTTGATGACCACTCACCGTGCGTTTGACATTGGTCAGGGAAATGTTATTGACGCAACATTAATGGTCTCCTTACCACAGAGTTCAACGGATCTACGAATACTCTCCAACTTCATGACACCAGAAAAGCAGGAAGGACAAATACAAACTCCATGTACTGTGAAAGAACCTGTTCAGTGCTTCCCTTGTTCCGAAGAAGGCTGTTTACAAAGTTTTTGCACCTTTGAAGAATATGAGGAACATATGTATTTTGAGAGGCACACgtttgaatttcatcaaaattcaaacatgtCTACATTTGACAAAGTTAAACTGAGATGGGCAGAAAAATGTAACATGCATGAAAGTGAAGAGCAGATCATCATGCCAACAGCCCTGTCTGACAGTGGTGGAAAAGGTTCTAGCATAAGAGGATGGGCTcttaagaaagaaaagaaacaagTTCGGTTCAAACAGCACGTGCGCAATTACCTGAACGAGGTATTCAAGACTGGAGCGGAGGTTGGGAGGAAGGCTAATCCAGCAGAGGTTGCTTTGAACATGAGAGCACTGACAAACGATAGGGGAGAGCGCATTTTTGCAGCTCAGGACTGTTTAAAGCCAAGTCAAATCATTTCCTATTTCTCCAGGCTCACATCACAATCCAAGGATTCCTCGAAACAAGGGAGCAGAGAAATAGCAGAAGAAGAGGATGATGAATACCTGGAGCACGTTATCAGGGAAATTGAAATTCAGGAAATCAAAGACACTGTGAATGCGCTGTGA